From Aquarana catesbeiana isolate 2022-GZ linkage group LG05, ASM4218655v1, whole genome shotgun sequence:
tttttttttttttttttttttttgtttatagcccaaaaaataaacgcagaggcgatcaaataccaccaaaagaaaactctatttgtggggaaaaaaagggcatcaattttgtttgggtgcagcgtttcatgactgcgcaattgtcagttaaagcaatgcagtgccgaattgcaaaaaattgcctggtcattcagcagccaaatcttccggggctgaagtggttaatatccagtAATACACTATCTCACCCTgcttggcgcatgctcagttgctctctattattAAGCACTCTACAAATTTGTAGAagtcgatctgctgacagcctaaggatttactgctgctcaggggctgtgggcttcagtaaaatggcagcctccagcaagaagaaacgagcaatgctggaggcaatttacagcacacactaattttggtagcataattaatgtggaatgtatttgtcttgctaaagaacattattttttataaagtagctatgggtaaagttccacctTAAGACCTAATTGAGTACACCTACTTCTTTAAGAGATCCAGTACCCACACCTTTCTTCTACTTGACCTGATTGATAGATGTCCACCTTGAGTGGTGGACATGGTTAGGCAGGCTGTATTTTCATGCATTCATCCTGTCCTGCAATCTTGCCCACAGTTGGTTTAGAAGAGCGTGTGGCCAATGGTGGCACCATATATATCCAAATAAAGAAACAGCCAGCACTTATTAAACTCTGTGTATTAAAAACAGGAATTTGtcgtatatatttaatatatttttaatatcttCTTTGGAAGCCACACTGccttgtcggggggggggggggggggggccctgttaCGTGTGGTCCCTAATTgtgatctctaaaaaaaaaaaaaaaaaaaaagccctgaaataAAGTAATGGTCATTACTACTTAAacacaatgtttaaaaaaatagagGGGTTTAGCATGCAGACTGCTCTGGCTAAGGTTCATACTTGATGAAGAGCCTCCATGAATGAGGGTGGGGGTGGGGCGGTATAGGGCAGGGAgagttatgccggccatacacggttcaaattttgaaagaattttctttagaaaatcgtatctaagaattttcgtacgaatttcgcaccattagtgggctgcaacaacggccgattttcgtgcggcaatcaaatttgaggaatcggacatgttggaaattttttgaaaaacaaacgattttctaatcaatgatgggagaatcgtgcaagaaatgtaataagaaaagcaAATTTACTGAGAGAAAAGAAGAtttccagccacgaaaattcttttctgtagcaacatgaggtgaaattgaaggcttggtcggccgaattttgaAAATCACTGGTGgaatcatcggatcacaaaaaaccAACTTtctaattttgaaaagaaaatttgtttgaaattcgatcatgtatggcctgcttaagcaaCTGCAGTACAGGAGTGGAGCTTGTTTATTAATTGGGATTTACCTCTTAAGCTATATAAGGGTGGAGGGTTGGAGCCTTCTTTTTAGGTTTAGTGTGTGTTTGTTGCTGTAATTGACACACCTTATTGGTGCATGTGTAGGCTTTTGTTTTATAGGGTACATTTGATATTCTGTCTGTAGTATGTTTGTTTGCACTGAGCTTTCGCTAATGCTCAATTCAATTTGAATTGCACATGAATGCCCCTGAACCCTATGTAGGACCCTCCTGGTGTTGTACAGTAATTGAGTTGTGTCTAGCTCACACACAGATGAGCACGTGCCTTTTTTTAGTTAAGTACCACCCTCTCCGTATAAGCTCTACCTCTCCGCTTTGCATGGAAAGAATGGATCTACCCCATTTATACATTATTGGCATATACACGAGCATGGACAGGTTTCTGTTTCTCAGGAAGAACTGCTGTACAATACtcattttaaagtatatgtaaacgatcatcttgtaaaaaaacaaaaaacattcagtttaaagtagaaatgatagacatgaaaaaaaatgaaacccctccatcccaaccccccctgcatacGAGCTAGGGGAGAAGAAACAGCAGGACGTTGAACTTCGCATTGAGGAGAGCACACTAACTTCCCACTGGAGGAGAGCACACTAATTTCCCTGTACATCTAGAGAACTGACGCTGTgccctcctgcttagtgtggtcagttgttaataggaaagcagagggactggcatgaacaccaggcatttcacataaaggaagcaatacaaagagaacaggatactttcccgTACAAGTACAGAGTACAGGAGGCAGgtttcaggaatatgaaatgctagaTGTggcacattaaagtgtttgttaccctaatgTTACTTTCTCCTAGGACATGGATGATGATCATTTAAATGAACCACTGTCTGGTAGTGAAGAGGAAGCTCCGCCACCAAAGAAGAGAAGCTTTGGACTGCGTATTGCTCTGCAGTTTCCCCGCAAGAAGTGTGAGATGAAGGATAAGAACTCCTCCTCTAAAACAAAAGCGGACATAAAGAAAACGCCCACTAAAAGGAAAAATCCAACTAAAAGGGAAAAAATTGATTCTGATTGTGAAGGGGAAAACGACAAGCCTAATCTGGAAAACTCCAATGCACTTCTTAAACGGGCCATGAATATAAAGGAAAACAAGGCTGTGGTAtgtattggcattaaaaaggaaaataaaacaagTATATTAGAGACCTTTTAGAGTTATAGCTGTTTTCTTGGAGCAGCCATTCTGCTTATCTAAGATATTTTGACCTTGAGGTgcatctctccctccctctccctctccaatGCTGATGTCAGCCATGGGCATTGTAAAACACAATACTTTCCAGGACATCCTGCTTATTCCAACAACAAAAGTAAAAATGCGGAGCCATGTATGAATACATCCTCAAAGGGAACCTACAAAGACACACAGCTGCAATTGCTGTTCTGTTTTTGAAGGTGTCATTATTTATCCTTATTTTACTACTGAGTGAGCCCTTGACCTGGAACAAACGTACATACCGTTGGGTTTCCTGACTcctgatgtaaaccctcacatatacccagtaaagtctcagatgatacacagggatgaaacaaacctCCCTACATGTATATCTGccgtcttcagctttatatattctttagaaagttcagattgtgtcaggagattttctcttccagtTCAAGACTGCAGTGAagctgggcatacagccaagacagctgattggaggaaaggcgcacacaccccctctcctcataggtagagactttcagaactgCTCATTGACTAGTTCAGCACTCTTCTAATCTGTTTATAGCACcttcccaacacaaaactcaggctgcttttatctcagttgacagagAACATGTCAGAAGTtatgataacagaagaatggagcggGAGACTcctagctcaaatttcatgaattaggtttacatccactttaatcacttaaggaccgcctaccgCGGGaaggaatctctctctctctctctctctctccctctccctctctctctccctctctctctctctctctctctctctctctctccctctccctctccctctccctctccctctccctctccctctccctctccctctccctctccctctccctctccctctccctctccctctccctctccctctccctctccctctccctctccctctccctctccctctccctctccctctccctctccctctccctctccctctccctctccctctccctctccctctccctctccctctccctctccccccacagttagaaacgcctccctaggacacacttaaccccagtgatcagtggttatttttagctctggtcccaaaaaagtgtcaaaagtgtgtgatcttaatgtcgcagtccagctaaaaatcgctgatcactgccattactagtaaaaaaaaaaaataaatgccataaatctatcccctaacttttgcgcaaaccaatccgtatacgcttattgcgattttatttttttccctaaaatatgtagaagaatacatattggcctaaactgataaatactttattatatcaaaaagtaaaaaagttttttcaaaattgtcggtcttttttatagcgcaaaaaataaaaactgcagaggtgatcaaataccaccaaaagaaagctctattcgtgggagaaaaaaaagtacatcaattttgtttgggtccagTGTCGTACGACTGCGCAACTGTCGtaacagcgacgcagtgccgtatcgcaaaaaatggcctggtcattaagtgggtaaatccttccggtccttaagtggttaataagagaCTGTGATTTtgtccatgcagggcaaagcagtTATGTCTCTGCAAATGGCATCCCATGATCGCCTTATACTCCCCTatgttccctcacagctccttTCTCCTTTGCAGTCAGCTCATCATTTATAGGGGTGCATGTGACCTGCTCCCCTGTGGCAGTGCCTGGGCCTAGCAGTCAGTTTGTAGATGTTAGCACTTTCACCTGACTGGCTAGTGATGGCGCCACTTCCCTTGGTTTCTAGCAGCACTGATATCCTTGCAAGCAGGGATGAGGATAAGTGTGGGGGCTTAGCAGAAACACCACATTTTTCCTACATGAGTTAAGTGATGGTGTCTATTTAACGCTGCCAAGAGGAGTATTCTCCCTGCTGTCAAGCTCACCTGTGTTTTTATAATGAATGTATTCTTGGGGGAGCTGacttataagacccctttcacactagggtgctgttaaggcattttagcactaaaaatagcgcctgtaaagcacctctcaagccaccccagtgtgaaagtgctttcacactggggcagtgtgcttgcaagatggggaaaaaaagtcctgcaagcagcatctttggagcagtgcggtgtatacactgcccctgcccattgaaatgaatgggcaccgctgccgaagcactgaTTTTTGGGCGCTATTAAccttttcctcggccgctagcagggttaaaagcaccctgctagcgggcgaatagtgccgctataacagcgcggttaaagcgcagctaaaactagcaacgctttaccgctaacgcctgcACTGCCCcagatgtgaaaggggtctaaaacagcAGAATATTCCCAACACGTTTCTGAAACAGAAGGTTGTGATTTTCAAACGTGCTTTCTGTCTGAAACAAGTAAAGCCCCATTCGTTTCAGTAAAAAGTACTATGTGGCGCCATCGCTGTGGTGTCCTTAAAAGGACAGTACCCGCCCTGCTCCTGAGTTTTCAGGAGTCATGTATTCTAGTATGTTCTAGAACAGCCTTTTTTCAACAAGTGTGCCCAGGCAAAATGCCTACAAGTGGATGAAGCATGCCTTTTTATTTatacaaagccacgggttttcattgtgcaccattacaaccttctagccattGGAGTCCTAACAACCAATTACTTTATTGATAGCAGGATGTctggcacctgcacagcatccttgtttgcccctctctaTCAGCATTGAGGTCGCATTATCTGaatgatggagagaaactgagacgagaactggaatactagtcagtaccagtgtgcaaaggtgtttgTTAGAATAAGTCACCTCCTAATGTTGGTTGTCCTACATGTGTAGATGCtgctacattatgtaaaacttgttttttgcattttaaaatggggtgcctcgatcttgtgcataattttaaagggtgtcttacgtgaaaaaaggttgagaatctGTGATGTCAGCTCCAGGGTTGGTCTCAATTTTTTGAGAGACACTTGGTGACTGAAGATACTTGCCTGCAAGTCATACAGTCTTCTAGCATGGATCCCTTGGCCCCTGTATAGTTTACTGTCTTTtaattttaactttatttaatttcttttgcAGCTGGCCCAGCTACTTGCAGAACTTCATTCTGTTCCCGACCTGTTTCCAATTAAATCTACTCCACCAGTaagtgtgttggtttttttttttttttttttcctttccttgatTTATTTGAAAACATGGCTTAATTAACTAGTTTGGAAAATCACCTGTGCTCTGATGCTGTTTTCTCTTTAAGGGACGGCTCACACTGGAACGCACATGTTCCTGTGCGGTCCAAGTTTTGGAgccaattcatttgaatgggctgcaaaaagcACTGAACGTGGAAAAACTAGTGCAAGAACAACTTTTTTCAGAACGCATTGCACCAACCTGCAAACGTGCTACAGTTGAGATGTGTTTTGGGATTGCATTGATAATTCATTGTCACCTGCATGCTCTCGCAAGTACAGCAAAGTGCACATGGAACATGCCTTTACCCCGCACCGCCttttggtgtgaactggctctaaatgAAAAAAAGTTATCCGCCACCAACACTGacctaaatgcatcaaaaagcAGATGAGATGCATTGGGTCTGCCAGAATCCTAAGCCAccaccaccttaaaaaaaaataaaaaataaaaaatgtattcctaGCAACAAGCTAGATGTACATTAAAAGGGGAAGGGGAGTAAGCCCAACAGGGGTGAGCTTATGAAATGGGTTACCCTAAGCAACAGAGTGGTCATAGGCTTTAGAACTTAATAAAATCAACTTTATTTTGGATAGTACCAAACAATAAAAATCACATGGTATTGTGAACTGCAGTGATCAGTACAACAACAGTTAAACGAAATGACCACCGACAGTGACTAGACAGACAGAACAAACAATTATAAAGGAAGTGGAGCTAACCCAGTCCGGGCGTATGCTTTGTACCTCAGGGACCTTGGGGGCTGCCGATTAGCCAAATGGTAGTAGTCTAAATGGGTAAGCCATTTAGTATTGGTTCCCAGTTAGTGATGGTATAGACGGTCAGCTTTGGTCCAAAGCATTGAAggggtggagagagggagagagtagAAGGGTGTGTGCTGGTAGAGAAGCAGGGTATCATTAACCTAATGTGCTGCTTGGATGGTATTGTAAAGTAACCAAAGCTATTATTACTATTGGAAATTAATCAAAAAGTAATGCTACATAGCAGGGGAGAGGTAAGCAGTCCAGTGGATCACAACATATTAGTGTGGGAATTTCCAGTTCAGTCATCAATTAAGTGTTCAAGATAGAAAAGATCATAAATGGTCAATCATATCATACTGGTCTTCAGCTTTTCCTAGGGTTTCCTGGCAAGTGTGTATAGCTTGGTCCTTTATGACGGTAACACCGCTGCATTAGCATACTAGTGTGAAGTTGCTGACAGGCTACAAAcaaatgtgctggtatgcatttcCATGTATTAATATGTTACCCCCTCCACCAAGAGCTGCACCATGTAGTCCACTGTAATCCACTGGGCCTGTAAGGCGATGGATCCCTCGTTGTTTCGGTGGTTGCCTGCAATGAACCATAAAGGAGAACGGCCTGTGCAGGGTAGGGTAACTTGGCTGCAGCAGTCGTTTGAAGCTTGAATCCCAGTGCTGTCAGCGGTGTTGGAAATCCTGATCACGCGCTCTAATCAGCTCCTGGCGTGTGCTTTAGCGCCTGACAATCTCCACCATGCCTGTGCGGACTGAGCAGCattgtgacgtcaacgcgtttcgccgtgGCTAGTggcgtagcttcatcttggacATTCGCACCTGCATGCCTGCATGGAACATGCCTTTACCCCGCACCGCCTTttggtgtgaaccggctctaaatggaaaaaaaagttatcCACCACAAACACTGacctaaatgcatcaaaaagcAGATGAGATGCATTGGGTCTGCCAGTATCCCTAGCAACAAGATAGATAGTAGATATGAGTGCTTGGTATGTTTACTGATACTTACATTCAACATCTTTGAACTATGTGGATAAACTAGAAGCTAATGGAGGAaaattagagggggggggggggggggggtggatttttcTATGAGCCGATCAGAGAATTTACCAAATTTGTATTCTACATATATAAGGTAAGTTTTGATTGAACAATTTATATCTACATAGgcaatttcttataaaaaaaaaaaaaaaaaattggtatgtgttgtgtttttgtgtTCTTTTTAACTGTATGACACTGATTGTATTACGTAACCTGCATAATTAAGATTATtgtggatcattttttttttttattccagaagcaaaaaaagacGAGCCGTAGAAGCTTTTCTGAAGGTCCGGTTGAACGACGGACTAATCCCACAAGAAGTGCACGACCACCAGAGAACTTTGCATTGGAAAATTTTACGgcatctgccatgcagttcgcAGAGCatctccaaaaatatagaaaaaaggcTTTTCAAAGGCGCCCTTTGAGTGAAGTAAGTTACCATTAAATAACATTGTAAGCTTATAGTGTTTTGGGGGGGATGCTGCACATGACTTGCAATGTGTGCCTGACCACTGTTCTCTAGCAAGAACTGttattagatttatttatttttttgtgtagtaAAGGTCCTTTGGAGCGGTGGAATGGACATATAGGACTTAACTGTTCCTGTGGTTTCCTTAATTTTTCCTGTTGGTCTCTTAAAGGATTCAGgttgtaacaccccccccccccccccgctcccagatGTCATGGgcggcaggggatcttctccccctgctctctgtcagaatcttctcaatgaactaccactgtgctgtggtagttcattgatgcttcctgtcattgtgtaactgcttGGCTGCACAATAGACAGCTTACACATGGagcctgcaagagccctgcatatcACCCACACTCTGATCGTGGGTACAATGCTTtacagtctcttttttttttttttttttttcctctatataAACGTGGGAACAAGTAGTAGTATACCCAAAAATCTGTTGTATGTATTGAAACCAGTGGGTCAGCATGAAAGCCAGGCAATTGATATTTCAGGAGGCAAGCAACGAACAGcccttttatttcttttatggcaGATTTGGGGAATTTGGGACAGGGGTCATTTTACCAGGTTTCGGGTCAGGATTTACATAACAGACCTAGTTTAGGTGCTTTGACATTGTGAATTTGAACTACATGCTTTGTAAACATCACTGTATAAGCATTTTTGTGACTTgaagtgcatttaaaaaagtccctgttAACAAGACATCTGACATAATTGTTTGATAGTTTGCACCTTAACGCGTTTGCACATTTTTGTTCTCCTCCATAATGTTGCACCTACCACTCTGTACAATTTAATGACTCATAGATAAAAATGTTAGCCTTCCCGGATACATTTTTTAGTAAAATCTGCATTTATCacaggaggaaaaagaagagattCGGAAGAGGCGGAGATCCTCAAAATCCAATTACCGTTCAGTAGAGGATATCACGGAGGAGGAACTGGAGAATGTCGCAGATACTGTTAAAGACAAGGTTTATGACAAAATAATGGtaatttttgtatactttttttttttttttaatagaaatgtTCTCTGTGcattataacattttttaaaaggaGGGAAAAGTGTATATTTGCTTCAGTTGCTAggatatacatctatatattccCAAATAAGGCTTCTGGTATTAGCAGCACCCTCGACACTTTGAAAGCAGAGCTAAAACCTTGACACGGATTTCTCTCTTTAAGATTTTGTAGCCCCACTCTAGTCAGAACGTTAAAACTATGACCCTGAGGCAAGGCCTCTACCTTCGATTGTCAGGAGCCTCCAAATGGATACACCATAGGAATATGCACTGCAGAGAAAAGGAAGATGGCTAGTAGATCAAACAAGTAGCAAGAAGTGGAGAAGTgtcggggtggggtggggtggggggcgcagctcCAGGAGGTACTTTGTGGAGCCAAAGAATTGGGAACAAGCAGAATGCACTGACAATTTGCTTCTGCAAACATTACTTTATTAGGTTACATGTAcccagacgtttttacagccgcttttttgagcgttttttgcagctttgCACCTCTccatgcccaccatggcgtttttgagctgtaaatggcatagccggttttaagctgcaaaaaaaaaaacccatgaccagtgcattctgaggctccagcgctagagctgtaaaaaggTCAGACGCCGGCAAAAGGTGTTAAACGCAAATTAACAAGGCTTAACGCTGTGTTAAGCCTCGTCTGTCCTTTCTGCCTctcttcaaaatcaatggttccctatgagagcccattgatttgaatagaagtcggatcaagatgatcagacttgcggtgcgacttgtatgCTGAGAATCTTTAAGGGGGGACCAcgcgaaaattttaaaaaaattgcgtgcggTTCCCCCACCAAGAAGATACCAGATCCTTCTGTCTGGTATGGGTGTTAAGGGAaacccccacacaaaaaaaaaaaatggcgtgtgggttcatcaaagatccataccagacccttatctgagcacgcagcccggtaggtcaggaccataccaagccacatgtcctcaacatggcggggttggtgctttggggcagggagggccctgcgccccccaccccaaagcaccttgtccctatgttgatgaggacaagggcctctttccgacaacccttgcccggtggttgtcggggtctgcgggcggaggagttatcggaatctgggagccccctttcataagggggcccccacatcccagcaccccaccctatgtgaatgagtatggggtacatcttacccctacccattcacctgggggtaaaagtgtcaataagaaaaacacactacaaaggtttttaaagtattttattaggcagctcagggggtgtcttccgacttctctgcgctctctggcctcttcttctgccgggctcctccgctatcccctgctcttttgcccgctcatttgctagcggtggcccggtcttctccatcgtcttcttccctccggtcttcctccgattttgacacaacgctctctcccgctgtgtgtgtggtgcgcaacgacttatataggcatggggcggggtcaccgggtcatgtcatctggtgaccccgccccttatgacgtcacagtcccatcataccCCGGGACGgtgacgacataaggggcggggtcaccagatgacatcaaccggtgaccccgccccatgcctatataagtggtTGCgcacacacagcattacagcgggagagagcgccgtgtcaacatcggaagaagaccggagggaagaaaacggagaagaccgggccaccactagaaaaagagcagaagatgtTGGAGGAGCCAGGCAGAAGACAGCGGGAGAAGTAGGAAGAGACCCCCGGATctgcctaattactttaaaaacctttgtaatgtggggttccaggatgtgtgggcccccttatgaaagggggctcccagattccgataagccccccccccgcccgcagaccccgacaaccaccgggcaagggttgtcgggaagaggcccttgtcgtcatcaacatggggacagggtgctgtGGGGTGATGGCGCAGGgcccgccccaaagcaccaaccacccatgttgagagcatgtggcttggtatggtccaggaggtgggggggcggctgggaacctcacgcaaattttattttttttttttttttttcgggggggttcCCCTTTCAAGATTCTGAGCACACAAGTcacactgcaagtcggatcatcttgatccaacttctggtgcgacctctattcaaattaatgggctccAATAGGGAACTATTGATTTTTGATTAGAGACAGAGAAACGTGGCTGAAAGCTAGCGCGGCTTAacgtgcattgaattcaatgcaaaacgcgggaaaaaattgcgtttttaacgctgcttttttcctggcgtctgtactagctttacagccctttttttttttttaaacgctcgtGTGCATGTAGCCTTATAGTTTAAAATTCTGCATAAACTATATGCACTTCCATACGGAACATGGAATATCTGACCTCTGCTATAATTATTTTACCATTGCGTTCAGTTAGCTTTAAATGTACTAGGGGGCTGTATCTTGAACCTGTTATACTGCATACAGATTTTCTTTCTGATGACCTTGACTTAACATTTCTCTTTATAGGGAAGTACTTGTCATCAGTGTCGCCAAAAAACTGTGGATACTAAAACTTTCTGCC
This genomic window contains:
- the CDCA7L gene encoding cell division cycle-associated 7-like protein, translated to METAAAGKKSVLRAYKTKNPSKSITEDSGSDRSALERFPHKGKDGANLQDMDDDHLNEPLSGSEEEAPPPKKRSFGLRIALQFPRKKCEMKDKNSSSKTKADIKKTPTKRKNPTKREKIDSDCEGENDKPNLENSNALLKRAMNIKENKAVLAQLLAELHSVPDLFPIKSTPPKQKKTSRRSFSEGPVERRTNPTRSARPPENFALENFTASAMQFAEHLQKYRKKAFQRRPLSEEEKEEIRKRRRSSKSNYRSVEDITEEELENVADTVKDKVYDKIMGSTCHQCRQKTVDTKTFCRNLGCGGVRGQFCGPCLRNRYGEDVREALLDPDWICPPCREICNCSYCRKRDGRCATGMLIHLAKFSGYDNVKEYLESLQKRMVEDE